In one window of Camelus bactrianus isolate YW-2024 breed Bactrian camel chromosome 29, ASM4877302v1, whole genome shotgun sequence DNA:
- the CA2 gene encoding carbonic anhydrase 2 has protein sequence MSHHWGYGKHNGPEHWHKDFPNAKGDRQSPVDFDTKAVVYDPSLKPLSVRYDQATSRRIVNNGHSFNVEFDDSQDKAVLEGGPLTGTYRLAHFHFHWGSSDGQGSEHSVDKKKYAAELHFVHWNTKYGDFGKAVQQPDGLAVLGIFLKIGDAKPGLQKVVDALGAIKTKGQSADFTNFDPRGLLPQNLASYWTYPGSLTTPPLQESVIWIVLKEPITVSSEQVAKFRTLSFSAGGEPEDPMVDNWRPTQPLKGRQVRASFQ, from the exons ATGTCCCATCACTGGGGATACGGCAAGCACAacg GGCCTGAGCACTGGCATAAGGACTTCCCCAATGCCAAGGGAGACCGCCAGTCCCCTGTGGACTTTGACACCAAGGCCGTCGTTTATGACCCGTCTCTGAAGCCCCTGTCTGTTCGCTATGATCAAGCGACTTCTCGGAGAATTGTCAACAACGGTCACTCTTTCAATGTGGAGTTTGATGACTCCCAGGACAAAGCAG ttctggAAGGAGGACCTCTCACTGGCACTTATAGATTGGCTCACTTTCACTTCCACTGGGGTTCGTCTGATGGACAAGGTTCTGAGCACTCCGTGGATAAAAAGAAATACGCTGCAGAG CTTCACTTTGTTCACTGGAACACCAAATATGGGGATTTTGGAAAAGCTGTACAACAACCTGATGGACTGGCtgttttgggtatttttttgAAG ATTGGCGATGCTAAACCAGGCCTCCAGAAAGTCGTTGATGCGCTGGGTGCCATTAAAACAAAG GGTCAGAGTGCTGACTTCACTAACTTTGATCCTCGTGGCCTCCTTCCTCAAAACCTGGCCTCTTACTGGACCTACCCGGGCTCACTGaccacccctcctctccaggaAAGCGTGATCTGGATTGTGCTCAAAGAACCCATCACTGTTAGCAGTGAGCAG gTGGCGAAATTCCGTACCCTTAGCTTCAGCGCGGGGGGCGAACCCGAGGACCCGATGGTGGACAACTGGCGCCCGACTCAGCCATTGAAAGGCAGACAAGTCAGAGCGTCCTTCCAGTAG